One region of Anas acuta chromosome Z, bAnaAcu1.1, whole genome shotgun sequence genomic DNA includes:
- the CTXN3 gene encoding cortexin-3: MLLPPCPTDNKVHLNGFYSDLSKLTMKRRRLWDYSFQLPWMMDGEIFSATLVPSGNMTPDSSMTLEQKTTFAFVILLFIFLGILIVRCFRILLDPYRSMPTSTWADGLDGVEKGQFDYALA, translated from the coding sequence ATGTTGCTTCCCCCTTGCCCTACAGATAACAAAGTGCATCTAAATGGCTTCTACTCTGACCTCAGCAAACTAACGATGAAAAGAAGGAGACTGTGGGATTATTCGTTTCAGCTTCCCTGGATGATGGATGGAGAGATATTCAGTGCCACTTTGGTGCCATCTGGGAACATGACACCAGATTCTAGCATGACCCTGGAACAGAAAACAACCTTTGCctttgtgattttattatttattttcttgggaATCCTCATTGTTCGCTGCTTCCGAATTCTCCTTGACCCCTACCGGAGTATGCCAACCTCAACCTGGGCTGATGGACTTGATGGAGTGGAGAAAGGCCAGTTTGATTATGCTCTTGCTTAG